Proteins encoded in a region of the Mucilaginibacter sabulilitoris genome:
- the glmS gene encoding glutamine--fructose-6-phosphate transaminase (isomerizing) translates to MCGIVGYIGFREAWPIVIKGLKRLEYRGYDSAGIAIINTNGFNIYKKAGKVSFLEGFTEDKDRSGHIAMGHTRWATHGAPSDRNSHPHSSNDRRLHIIHNGIIENYATLKEELINRGHQFESDTDTEVLVHLIQEIQEIEQIDLLEAVRLALNSVIGAYAIVIMDRENPDQLIAARKGSPLVIGVGDNEYFIASDATPIVEYVKNVIYLKDNEIALVKRGGLLVKRLDNVIQTPLIQELELKLEELEKGGFDHFMLKEIYEQPRSIRDCMRGRINCEQGKIALGGIKEYAEKLKNVERIIIVACGTSWHAGLTGEYLIEEYSRIPVEVEYASEFRYRNPIITEKDVVVAISQSGETADTMAAIEIAKEKGATIFGICNVVGASIPRITHAGVYTHAGPEIGVASTKAFTAQVTVLTLMALYIAQQKGTLTTSKLTSLLTELNGIPEKIQAVLATNELIKNIAEKVKDSRNCLFLGRGSGFPVALEGALKLKEISYIHAEGYPAAEMKHGPIALIDKEMPVVFIATKNSSYEKVVSNIQEVKARKGIVIAIVTSGDREVEKMVDYCIEIPDADEAFLPLLATIPLQLLAYHIAVMRGCNVDQPRNLAKSVTVE, encoded by the coding sequence ATGTGTGGAATTGTAGGTTATATTGGGTTCCGTGAAGCATGGCCCATAGTAATTAAAGGTTTAAAAAGATTAGAATATCGCGGCTATGATAGTGCAGGTATCGCTATTATAAACACCAATGGTTTTAATATTTATAAGAAAGCCGGAAAGGTATCCTTTCTGGAGGGTTTCACCGAAGATAAAGACCGGAGCGGACATATAGCAATGGGGCATACCCGTTGGGCCACCCATGGTGCCCCATCTGATCGTAATTCACACCCACATAGCTCAAATGACCGGCGCCTGCACATTATCCACAATGGTATAATTGAAAATTACGCTACACTTAAAGAAGAATTGATTAACCGCGGCCATCAGTTTGAAAGCGATACCGATACTGAGGTTTTAGTCCATTTAATACAAGAGATCCAGGAAATAGAACAGATTGATTTGTTGGAAGCTGTTCGCCTGGCTTTAAATTCTGTAATTGGCGCTTATGCCATAGTTATTATGGACAGGGAAAACCCAGACCAGTTAATTGCTGCAAGAAAAGGAAGTCCGTTGGTTATCGGTGTTGGAGATAACGAATATTTTATCGCATCTGATGCTACCCCAATTGTGGAATACGTTAAAAATGTAATTTATTTAAAAGATAATGAAATTGCGCTGGTAAAACGCGGAGGCCTGTTAGTTAAACGCCTTGATAATGTGATACAAACCCCTTTAATACAAGAATTGGAATTAAAGCTGGAAGAACTTGAAAAAGGAGGCTTTGATCATTTTATGTTAAAGGAAATATACGAGCAGCCACGTTCTATCAGGGATTGTATGCGCGGCCGTATTAATTGCGAACAAGGCAAAATAGCATTGGGCGGTATTAAAGAATATGCCGAAAAACTGAAAAACGTTGAGCGTATAATAATCGTTGCCTGTGGTACATCATGGCACGCGGGTTTAACAGGTGAATATTTAATTGAGGAGTATTCCCGTATACCGGTTGAGGTTGAGTATGCTTCTGAATTCAGATACCGCAACCCTATTATTACCGAAAAGGATGTAGTAGTTGCCATATCACAATCGGGCGAAACTGCTGATACTATGGCTGCTATTGAAATAGCAAAAGAAAAAGGGGCAACAATTTTTGGAATTTGCAATGTGGTAGGTGCATCAATACCTCGTATCACACATGCGGGAGTTTACACACATGCCGGTCCTGAAATTGGGGTAGCTTCGACAAAAGCATTTACCGCGCAGGTAACTGTTTTAACATTAATGGCTTTGTACATTGCTCAACAGAAAGGTACATTAACAACATCTAAGTTAACCAGCCTTTTAACCGAACTGAATGGTATACCTGAAAAAATTCAGGCAGTTTTAGCCACCAATGAGTTAATTAAAAATATAGCTGAAAAAGTTAAAGATTCCAGAAATTGTTTGTTTTTAGGACGGGGAAGCGGTTTTCCGGTTGCACTTGAAGGGGCTTTAAAGTTAAAAGAGATATCGTACATTCATGCAGAAGGCTATCCTGCAGCCGAAATGAAACACGGGCCAATTGCGCTGATTGATAAAGAAATGCCTGTTGTTTTTATTGCTACAAAAAATTCTTCGTATGAAAAAGTTGTCAGCAATATCCAGGAAGTTAAAGCTCGTAAAGGAATTGTTATAGCTATTGTGACCAGCGGCGACCGGGAGGTTGAAAAAATGGTTGATTACTGTATTGAAATACCTGATGCCGATGAAGCCTTTTTACCATTACTGGCAACCATCCCTTTACAGTTGCTTGCTTATCATATAGCTGTAATGCGTGGCTGCAATGTTGACCAACCACGAAATCTGGCCAAGTCGGTTACTGTTGAATAA
- a CDS encoding polysaccharide biosynthesis/export family protein: MKILTRSSLLLLLAISACAPRRDLVYFSNMANTTSVADVQNPDIRIRQNDIISITMNSLSPESNLLFSSNKNPSADPSSKGYRVNKNGNINLPLIGDFKIEGMTIEEAQTGIEAALSQHVKKPEVEVQIVNFKITVIGEVNKPSTFVINDEKVNLLEALGMAGDMTVYGKRDNVLIIRTEDGHKTMKRLDLNRQETLNSPYFNLRQNDIVYVEPDRAKAIEYSSNTRIIPIVVASISAVAVLAAVLLRR, encoded by the coding sequence ATGAAAATACTTACACGAAGCTCCCTCTTGTTACTGCTGGCAATAAGTGCCTGTGCACCACGGAGAGACCTGGTTTATTTTAGTAATATGGCAAACACTACTTCGGTAGCTGATGTACAAAACCCTGATATTCGTATCCGTCAAAACGACATTATTAGTATCACAATGAATAGCCTTAGCCCAGAGTCAAATTTGCTGTTTAGCAGCAATAAAAATCCATCGGCAGATCCTTCTTCAAAAGGCTATAGGGTTAACAAAAATGGCAACATTAATTTACCATTGATAGGTGACTTTAAAATAGAGGGAATGACCATTGAAGAGGCCCAAACCGGAATCGAAGCCGCATTGAGCCAGCACGTAAAAAAACCCGAAGTAGAGGTTCAGATCGTAAATTTCAAAATTACAGTTATTGGTGAGGTCAACAAGCCGTCCACATTTGTTATAAACGATGAAAAAGTTAATCTGCTTGAGGCCCTGGGAATGGCCGGGGATATGACCGTGTACGGTAAAAGAGATAATGTTTTGATTATACGTACCGAAGATGGACATAAAACTATGAAAAGGCTTGATCTGAATAGGCAGGAAACATTGAACTCGCCTTATTTTAATCTCAGGCAAAATGATATTGTTTATGTTGAGCCAGACCGGGCCAAGGCTATTGAGTATAGCTCAAATACCCGGATAATTCCAATTGTTGTAGCTTCTATATCAGCAGTGGCGGTTTTAGCAGCCGTGTTGTTAAGAAGATAA
- a CDS encoding PAS domain S-box protein: MLENVNKSLIDWDHLDITDHSLSMLAYWDQNLICRYANQAYLDWFGKGEHEMVNKIKMQDLLGDFFHKYLPFIIGVLEGKVQRFEREIETPSGEIRRAIATFTPDYENEKVKGFFIYVSDVTSKKAEGYLNGFPDPENNISEGEKILDEVVKTLKSCLLTGFPGITPLAKLHFISESKLKRDFKARYNSSIFSYYRTLQMELAEKYLHEKKFNKKQLAIVLNFSNPSNFSACYKKYRDSKKANSLLENINKAIDERYKTFVSQAPYAIAMLDKDMKYMAFSNQWLIDYGCQERELIGTVHKYILPELETKLKEIYKISLTGEVNKCDEEFVEKIDGSKLWIKWDIRPWYNYNNVIGGLLICTEDISALKLKDLENAKMLEILNKTNEIARIGTWKRDFKNNTATWSKITKEILEVPESTEPAPGITYEFYKEGRSRNLVRKAFKNALENGLEFDIEVNLITYKGNLKRVRIIGYPELSDGTHERIAGIFQDISKFT; encoded by the coding sequence ATGTTAGAGAACGTTAATAAAAGCCTGATTGACTGGGACCATCTGGATATAACAGATCATAGCTTATCCATGCTTGCCTATTGGGATCAAAATTTAATATGCAGGTATGCCAACCAGGCTTATTTAGATTGGTTTGGTAAGGGTGAGCATGAGATGGTTAATAAAATAAAGATGCAGGATTTATTGGGTGATTTTTTTCACAAATACCTGCCATTTATAATAGGGGTTCTGGAGGGCAAAGTACAGCGGTTTGAGCGCGAAATCGAAACCCCGTCGGGCGAAATACGACGCGCCATTGCTACCTTTACTCCAGATTACGAAAACGAAAAAGTAAAAGGCTTTTTTATATATGTATCAGATGTCACAAGCAAAAAAGCAGAAGGATATTTAAACGGTTTCCCCGATCCCGAGAATAATATTTCTGAAGGAGAGAAGATACTTGATGAGGTAGTAAAAACATTAAAATCTTGTTTACTAACCGGATTCCCGGGAATTACGCCGCTTGCCAAACTGCATTTTATATCTGAATCCAAGCTTAAAAGGGATTTTAAAGCTAGATATAACTCTAGCATTTTTTCATATTACAGAACCCTGCAAATGGAGCTGGCCGAAAAATATCTGCATGAAAAAAAATTCAATAAAAAACAGCTTGCCATAGTACTTAACTTTTCTAATCCTTCTAATTTCTCGGCTTGTTATAAAAAATATCGGGATTCAAAAAAAGCAAACAGCTTGCTTGAAAACATCAATAAAGCTATTGATGAACGATATAAAACTTTTGTTTCACAAGCCCCTTATGCAATTGCTATGCTTGATAAGGATATGAAATACATGGCATTTTCAAATCAATGGTTAATTGATTATGGTTGCCAGGAAAGGGAATTAATAGGGACCGTTCACAAATATATTTTACCCGAACTTGAAACAAAACTTAAGGAAATTTATAAAATATCGTTAACCGGGGAGGTCAATAAATGCGATGAAGAATTTGTAGAAAAGATAGATGGCTCTAAGCTATGGATCAAATGGGATATCAGGCCATGGTACAATTATAATAACGTAATTGGGGGACTATTGATTTGCACGGAAGACATTTCTGCCTTAAAACTAAAGGATTTGGAAAATGCCAAGATGTTAGAGATTCTGAATAAAACCAATGAAATAGCGCGTATTGGAACATGGAAAAGAGATTTTAAAAATAATACAGCTACCTGGAGTAAAATAACAAAGGAGATATTAGAAGTGCCTGAGAGTACAGAACCTGCTCCGGGTATAACTTATGAATTTTATAAAGAGGGCCGCAGCAGAAATTTAGTAAGGAAAGCGTTTAAGAATGCATTGGAAAATGGTTTAGAATTTGATATCGAGGTAAATCTAATTACATACAAGGGTAATTTAAAGCGGGTAAGGATAATAGGCTACCCTGAATTGTCTGATGGAACACATGAAAGAATTGCCGGTATATTTCAGGATATTTCAAAGTTTACCTAA
- a CDS encoding response regulator: MNECILIIDDDDVMRSLAAKILNQVGYNVIQANNGKAGVSLASQMKPDLILCDIMMPEMDGFDVLQLISKNQETAIIPFIFLTAKTDRLDFRKGMEMGADDYIIKPFNRTELLNAVECRLKKNEVRKVSFTKALQNLDNLANNSKDEKAELKALIASRKIRQVKKKQILYYEGDQPTGIYLILDGCIKTMKLSDDGREFMTGLYKADNYLGVNALLLNEVYKETAVAVEDATVCLLPKDIILSLLTRYPAISQQFLRILSNNISEKEDQMLELAYNSVRKRLAQVLLRLNKKSDDPLLLKVSREELAGMAGMAMETVSRTLTNFKDEGLIEKKSGHIMILELNRLEKIKN, translated from the coding sequence ATGAACGAATGTATACTTATCATTGACGACGACGACGTAATGAGGAGCTTAGCGGCTAAGATTTTAAATCAAGTCGGTTATAATGTAATACAAGCCAACAATGGTAAAGCCGGCGTTAGCTTAGCCTCCCAAATGAAACCTGATCTGATATTATGTGATATCATGATGCCGGAAATGGATGGTTTTGATGTTTTACAACTAATAAGCAAGAATCAGGAAACAGCAATTATCCCCTTTATATTTTTAACAGCAAAAACAGACAGGCTTGATTTTAGAAAAGGTATGGAAATGGGTGCCGATGATTACATCATTAAACCATTTAACCGTACCGAATTGCTAAACGCGGTTGAGTGCCGATTAAAGAAAAACGAAGTACGTAAAGTTTCTTTTACCAAGGCTCTGCAAAACCTCGATAATTTGGCAAATAATTCGAAAGATGAAAAAGCCGAATTAAAAGCTTTAATAGCAAGCCGTAAAATACGCCAGGTTAAAAAGAAACAGATATTATATTACGAGGGCGATCAGCCAACCGGTATATATCTTATTCTTGACGGTTGTATTAAAACCATGAAATTATCAGATGATGGGAGGGAGTTTATGACAGGGCTATATAAGGCTGATAATTATTTAGGTGTAAATGCCCTGCTGTTAAATGAAGTCTATAAAGAAACAGCCGTGGCGGTTGAGGATGCCACTGTATGCCTGCTTCCAAAAGATATTATTTTATCGCTTCTTACACGCTATCCTGCAATTAGTCAGCAGTTTTTAAGGATACTTTCAAACAATATATCCGAAAAAGAAGACCAAATGCTGGAGCTTGCCTACAATTCGGTAAGGAAACGCTTGGCCCAGGTATTGTTGCGGTTAAATAAAAAATCAGACGATCCATTATTATTAAAAGTATCCCGCGAAGAACTGGCGGGCATGGCAGGTATGGCTATGGAAACCGTTAGCCGAACTTTAACAAATTTTAAAGATGAAGGATTGATTGAGAAAAAGAGCGGGCATATTATGATACTTGAACTTAACCGGCTTGAAAAAATAAAGAACTGA
- a CDS encoding RNA polymerase sigma-70 factor yields MIKKIIKYSEENTLLSLKEGNISAFENIYHLYCTDLYSYAYNILRNKVICEEIVQETFFSLWNKRSELNITHSLKAYLFTAIRFQTLNYLKSEKVKRYYAESYFNFEKIFFDNSNEENIYFSDLRSKVENEVSKLPEKCQQIYRLSRDEHQSIKNIANLLNISHKTVENQLTKALKYLRSSLGDFLM; encoded by the coding sequence ATCATTAAAAAAATTATCAAATATAGCGAAGAAAACACACTTCTTTCTTTAAAAGAGGGAAATATATCTGCATTTGAAAATATTTATCACCTGTATTGCACAGATCTTTACAGTTATGCCTACAATATATTAAGAAATAAGGTTATTTGCGAAGAAATTGTACAGGAGACTTTTTTTTCATTATGGAACAAGCGCTCCGAATTAAACATAACTCATTCTCTCAAAGCTTATTTATTTACAGCTATTAGGTTTCAAACGTTAAACTACCTCAAATCTGAAAAGGTAAAAAGGTACTATGCCGAAAGTTATTTCAATTTCGAGAAAATATTCTTTGATAATTCAAACGAAGAGAATATCTATTTTTCCGATCTGAGATCGAAAGTTGAAAACGAAGTGTCCAAACTCCCCGAAAAGTGCCAGCAAATTTACAGGTTGAGCCGCGACGAACATCAGTCCATAAAAAACATAGCAAATTTATTGAATATCTCTCATAAGACCGTCGAAAATCAATTAACTAAAGCGTTAAAATACTTACGCTCATCATTAGGTGACTTTTTGATGTAA